The following coding sequences lie in one Crassostrea angulata isolate pt1a10 chromosome 10, ASM2561291v2, whole genome shotgun sequence genomic window:
- the LOC128167101 gene encoding probable proline--tRNA ligase, mitochondrial isoform X1 — MQDTYQYWPKCSIYQTLQLLQKTRACSRSEYVVETFMTDPQVTLMKPLVACTLSWRALSTLLPSNRKLMLRRLLHNRPKRLSEMFQKASDIPKEGETTSVSHKLFLANGIYYPSSLGVFTLMPQGLRALQKLIKIIDQEMEAVGAEKIQMPTLVPQRLWEKTGRWEAMGSELFRLQDRHQRGYCLGPTHEEIVTELVASQLNFHHRLPIKLYQITKKFRDEPLPHHGFLRSREFEMKDLYTFHATEEDARTTYKEVLQAYENVLNRLQLDFVKAEADTGLIGGSQSHEFHLKCPGIGEDTVYTCNSCGYSGNKEVLEVDIKCPSCSSQDLESYNAIEVGHAFLLGQKYSKPLEAMYRTENQKSRVLEMGCYGLGVSRILQASVEVLSDGKHIRWPRMIAPYQIVIIPQKKGASEARFKEITENLYQALQSVPSLQGEIVIDDRLSITIGRRVVDAKLQGFPYAVVIGNKAVEREDGLEVIDIYADCKSSTDLTVSSVIDYLSQNVKCVS; from the exons ATGCAAGACACCTACCAATATTGGCCGAAATGCAGCATATACCAAACACTCCAATTGCTGCAAAAAACACGTGCATGCTCCCGGTCAGAGTACGTTGTGGAGACATTTATGACCGATCCACAAGTAACATTG ATGAAACCTCTGGTAGCTTGCACACTGTCATGGAGAGCCTTGAGCACTCTCTTACCATCAAACAGAAAACTGATGCTCCGAAGGCTGTTGCATAACAGACCCAAACGGTTGTCTGAAATGTTCCAGAAAGCATCAGATATCCCTAAAGAAGGAGAAACCACATCAGTCAGTCACAAA TTGTTTTTGGCCAATGGAATTTATTATCCTAGCTCACTAGGGGTATTCACTCTCATGCCGCAAGGGCTTCGGGCTCTACAGAAGCTGATCAAAATAATAGACCAAGAAATGGAAGCTGTTGGTgctgaaaaaattcaaatgcctACATTGGTGCCCCAACGTCTTTGGGAGAAGACAG GGAGGTGGGAGGCGATGGGATCCGAGTTGTTTCGATTGCAAGACAGACACCAGAGAGGCTACTGCCTAGGTCCT ACACATGAAGAGATAGTAACAGAACTGGTAGCCAGTCAGTTGAACTTCCACCATAGGCTTCCCATCAAACTGTATCAG ATTACAAAGAAGTTCCGAGATGAACCATTACCACACCATGGGTTTTTAAGAAGTAGAGAATTTGAGATGAAAG ATTTGTACACCTTTCATGCTACGGAAGAAGATGCTAGGACAACATATAAAGAAGTTTTGCAGGCGTATGAGAATGTACTGAACAGATTACAACTGGACTTTGTTAAAG CTGAAGCAGACACAGGTTTAATTGGAGGTTCCCAATCACACGAGTTTCACCTGAAATGTCCAGGTATAGGGGAAGACACTGTGTACACCTGCAACAG TTGTGGATACAGTGGAAATAAAGAAGTTTTAG AGGTTGATATTAAATGTCCATCTTGCAGCTCTCAGGATCTGGAGTCATACAATGCTATAGAG GTGGGCCATGCATTTCTCCTTggtcaaaaatattcaaagccCTTAGAAGCCATGTACAGAACTGAGAACCAGAAATCAAG GGTGCTTGAGATGGGCTGTTACGGTCTGGGGGTGTCCAGGATCTTGCAAGCCTCAGTGGAAGTGCTAAGTGATGGCAAACATATACGCTGGCCTCGGATGATAGCCCCGTATCAAATTGTTATCATACCACAGAAG AAAGGAGCTTCAGAAGCCAGATTCAAAGAAATAACAGAGAATCTGTATCAGGCGTTGCAGTCCGTTCCGTCACTGCAGGGAGAGATCGTCATTGACGACAGACTCTCTATTACCATAGGAAGGAGAGTGGTAGATGCCAAGCTGCAGGGGTTTCCATATGCCGTTGTCATTGGAAACAAG gctgTTGAAAGAGAAGATGGATTAGAAGTGATAGATATATATGCAGATTGTAAATCCTCAACAGACTTAACAGTTTCCAGTGTGATTGATTATTTGAGTCAAAATGTCAAATGTGTTTCATGa
- the LOC128167101 gene encoding probable proline--tRNA ligase, mitochondrial isoform X2: MKPLVACTLSWRALSTLLPSNRKLMLRRLLHNRPKRLSEMFQKASDIPKEGETTSVSHKLFLANGIYYPSSLGVFTLMPQGLRALQKLIKIIDQEMEAVGAEKIQMPTLVPQRLWEKTGRWEAMGSELFRLQDRHQRGYCLGPTHEEIVTELVASQLNFHHRLPIKLYQITKKFRDEPLPHHGFLRSREFEMKDLYTFHATEEDARTTYKEVLQAYENVLNRLQLDFVKAEADTGLIGGSQSHEFHLKCPGIGEDTVYTCNSCGYSGNKEVLEVDIKCPSCSSQDLESYNAIEVGHAFLLGQKYSKPLEAMYRTENQKSRVLEMGCYGLGVSRILQASVEVLSDGKHIRWPRMIAPYQIVIIPQKKGASEARFKEITENLYQALQSVPSLQGEIVIDDRLSITIGRRVVDAKLQGFPYAVVIGNKAVEREDGLEVIDIYADCKSSTDLTVSSVIDYLSQNVKCVS, encoded by the exons ATGAAACCTCTGGTAGCTTGCACACTGTCATGGAGAGCCTTGAGCACTCTCTTACCATCAAACAGAAAACTGATGCTCCGAAGGCTGTTGCATAACAGACCCAAACGGTTGTCTGAAATGTTCCAGAAAGCATCAGATATCCCTAAAGAAGGAGAAACCACATCAGTCAGTCACAAA TTGTTTTTGGCCAATGGAATTTATTATCCTAGCTCACTAGGGGTATTCACTCTCATGCCGCAAGGGCTTCGGGCTCTACAGAAGCTGATCAAAATAATAGACCAAGAAATGGAAGCTGTTGGTgctgaaaaaattcaaatgcctACATTGGTGCCCCAACGTCTTTGGGAGAAGACAG GGAGGTGGGAGGCGATGGGATCCGAGTTGTTTCGATTGCAAGACAGACACCAGAGAGGCTACTGCCTAGGTCCT ACACATGAAGAGATAGTAACAGAACTGGTAGCCAGTCAGTTGAACTTCCACCATAGGCTTCCCATCAAACTGTATCAG ATTACAAAGAAGTTCCGAGATGAACCATTACCACACCATGGGTTTTTAAGAAGTAGAGAATTTGAGATGAAAG ATTTGTACACCTTTCATGCTACGGAAGAAGATGCTAGGACAACATATAAAGAAGTTTTGCAGGCGTATGAGAATGTACTGAACAGATTACAACTGGACTTTGTTAAAG CTGAAGCAGACACAGGTTTAATTGGAGGTTCCCAATCACACGAGTTTCACCTGAAATGTCCAGGTATAGGGGAAGACACTGTGTACACCTGCAACAG TTGTGGATACAGTGGAAATAAAGAAGTTTTAG AGGTTGATATTAAATGTCCATCTTGCAGCTCTCAGGATCTGGAGTCATACAATGCTATAGAG GTGGGCCATGCATTTCTCCTTggtcaaaaatattcaaagccCTTAGAAGCCATGTACAGAACTGAGAACCAGAAATCAAG GGTGCTTGAGATGGGCTGTTACGGTCTGGGGGTGTCCAGGATCTTGCAAGCCTCAGTGGAAGTGCTAAGTGATGGCAAACATATACGCTGGCCTCGGATGATAGCCCCGTATCAAATTGTTATCATACCACAGAAG AAAGGAGCTTCAGAAGCCAGATTCAAAGAAATAACAGAGAATCTGTATCAGGCGTTGCAGTCCGTTCCGTCACTGCAGGGAGAGATCGTCATTGACGACAGACTCTCTATTACCATAGGAAGGAGAGTGGTAGATGCCAAGCTGCAGGGGTTTCCATATGCCGTTGTCATTGGAAACAAG gctgTTGAAAGAGAAGATGGATTAGAAGTGATAGATATATATGCAGATTGTAAATCCTCAACAGACTTAACAGTTTCCAGTGTGATTGATTATTTGAGTCAAAATGTCAAATGTGTTTCATGa